From Pogoniulus pusillus isolate bPogPus1 chromosome 16, bPogPus1.pri, whole genome shotgun sequence, a single genomic window includes:
- the UBA7 gene encoding ubiquitin-like modifier-activating enzyme 7 isoform X7, whose translation MAGSGEQGLYSRQLYVLGGGARRLAEAAVLVSGLRGTGAQVAAALVLAGTGRVVLHDSGAVRTGDLSHQFLLGGNDVGQNRAEVSQRALAELNPHVVVAAHTEELSEAFLASFQVVVLTESPLEEQLWIGDFCHVRGICFIVADTKGLAGQLFCDFGEHFVVEDPAEGDPVCAIIQHISQGNPGVVTCIGTEDSHGHLFCDGDLVTFSGVEGMSELNGQKPIPVHVLDAFRLEIGDTSSFSPYCCGGLVLQERLPQVHSYKSLRQALAEPRIQVASPDVLLRSQSLHAAFQALHIFCKEQGHLPRPRARADAERMLELARSLRTQQGLLDEYVVRAFASVSAGDLCPMAAVVGAMAAQEALKAITGKFLPLDQWLYFDALECLELEEAMQLTEEDCAPRGTRYDGQIAVFGATFQEQLGHQKYLVVGAGAIGCELLKNFAMMGLAAGPGGHLTVTDMDTIALSNLHRQLLYRSSDISKPKSVVAAAAIQRMNPDVSVTAHQNEVGPATESLYGDDFFQHLNGVTSALDSMEARTYLENRCVRCLTPLLDSGTEGPRGNVLAMVPFLTKPLEPAGASRDGTFPFCTLRYFPRTIQHTLQWARDEFEGLFQLPAEHVNQFMKDPAFLEQLPAGKALEVLEQVQKSLQERPQNWQDCVCWAHQHWQNCYHNAIVQLLHTFPPEHETSPGIPFWTGDRSCPHPLTFDPDNDNDIHVDFITAASNLRAENYGIPPADWLMSKRIAGRIVPAIITTTAAVAGLVCLEVYKLVWGCQDLKCYRNSNLCLSDCLLLRIQPLPPTTYWYGGKEWSCWDHLELQAVGADGKEMTVQEVLDWLQRTYGWSVTMLLHGYTVIYDKEEDEEIQAQQQAQRLSEKLEHAREMRRLELLYVCEGEDAEASNRRPPLLCSLP comes from the exons ATGGCGGGCAGCGGCGAGCAGGGGCTTTACTCGCGGCAGCT GTACGTGCTGGGCGGCGGGGCGCGGCGGCTGGCAGAAGCGGCGGTGCTGGTGTCGGGGCTGCGTGGGACCGGAGCGCAGGTGGCGGCGGCGCTGGTGCTGGCGGGAACTGGGCGTGTCGTCCTGCACGACAGCGGAGCCGTCCGCACGGGTGACCTCTCCCACCAG TTTCTCTTGGGAGGGAACGATGTAGGCCAGAACCGTGCTGAGGTGTCCCAGCGAGCCCTGGCTGAACTGAACCCTCATGTAGTGGTGGCAGCTCATACTGAGGAGCTGTCAGAAGCCTTCCTTGCTTCCTTCCAG GTGGTGGTACTGACTGAATCCCCACTGGAGGAGCAGCTTTGGATTGGAGACTTCTGCCATGTCCGGGGCATCTGCTTCATTGTGGCTGACAccaaggggctggcagg gcagctgtTCTGTGACTTTGGGGAGCACTTTGTTGTTGAGGACCcagcagaaggggacccagTGTGTGCCATCATACAACACATCTCCCAG GGCAACCCAGGCGTGGTGACATGCATAGGGACAGAAGACAGCCATGGGCACCTCTTCTGTGATGGTGACCTGGTGACATTTTCTGGCGTGGAGGGGATGTCAGAGCTGAATGGCCAGAAGCCTATCCCTGTGCATGTGCTGG ATGcttttaggctggagattggAGACACCAGCTCCTTCTCACCTTACTGCTGTGGGGGCCTGGTCCTGCAGGAGCGGCTGCCCCAGGTGCACTCCTAT AAGTCCCTGcgccaggcactggcagagcccAGAATCCAAGTGGCAAGTCCAGATGTGCTGCTGCGCAGTCAGAGCCTGCATGCCGCCTTCCAGGCCCTACACATTTTCTGCAAGGAGCAGGGTCACCTGCCCCGACCCAGAGCACGA gcagATGCTGAGCGGATGTTGGAGCTGGCACGGAGCCTGAGAACGCAACAGGGTCTCCTGGATGAGTATGTTGTGCGTGCCTTTGCCAGCGTGAGTGCAGGGGACTTGTGCCCTATGGCTGCCGTTGTTGGGGCCATGGCAGCTCAGGAGGCTTTGAAG GCCATCACTGGGAAGTTCCTGCCCCTGGATCAGTGGTTGTATTTTGATGCCCTGGAGTGCCTGGAACTGGAGGAGGCCATGCAGCTCACAGAGGAGGATTGTGCCCCG AGGGGCACTCGCTACGATGGACAGATTGCTGTCTTTGGGGCCACcttccaggagcagctgggcCACCAGAAGTACTTGGTG gtgGGAGCCGGTGCCATTGGCTGTGAGCTGCTGAAAAACTTTGCCAtgatggggctggcagcaggaccaggtgGGCACCTTACTGTCACTGATATGGACACCATCGCTCTCTCCAACCTTCATCGGCAGCTCCTGTACCGCTCATCAGATATATCA AAGCCAAAGTcagtggtggctgcagcagctatACAGCGCATGAACCCTGATGTCAGCGTCACAGCTCACCAGAACGAGGTGGGACCTGCCACTGAGTCACTCTATGGAGATGActtcttccagcacctgaatggCGTCACCAGTGCCTTGGACTCGATGGAGGCTC GTACCTACTTGGAGAACCGCTGCGTCCGCTGCCTCACACCGCTGCTGGACTCGGGCACTGAGGGGCCACGGGGGAATGTGCTGGCCATGGTGCCCTTCCTGACCAAACCATTGGAACCAGCTGGTGCATCCAGGGATGGCACCTTCCCCTTCTGCACCCTGCGGTACTTCCCCCGCACCATCCAGCACACGCTGCAg TGGGCTCGTGATGAGTTTGAGGGGCTCTTCCAGCTGCCTGCGGAGCACGTCAACCAGTTCATGAA AGACCCGGCGttcctggagcagctgccagcagggaaggCCCTGGAAGTCttggagcaagtgcagaagaGCCTTCAGGAGCGGCCACAGAACTGGCAGGACTGTGTGTGCTGGGCCCACCAGCACTGGCAGAACTGCTACCATAATGCCATTGTCCAGCTGCTGCACACTTTTCCCCCAGAGCAC GAAACCAGCCCAGGTATCCCCTTCTGGACAGGAGACAGGAGCTGTCCTCATCCACTGACATTTGACCCTGATAAT GACAATGACATCCATGTGGATTTCATCACAGCAGCCTCCAACCTGCGTGCAGAGAACTATGGCATCCCCCCTGCTGACTGGCTGATG agcaaGAGGATTGCTGGGCGGATTGTGCCtgccatcatcaccaccacaGCAGCGGTGGCTGGGCTGGTGTGCCTGGAAGTCTACAAGCTGGTGTGGGGGTGCCAGGACCTCAAGTGCTACCGCAACAGCAACCTCTGCCTGTCTGACTGCCTGCTGCTCCGCATTCAGCCCCTGCCACCCACCACCTACTGG TATGGCGGGAaggagtggagctgctgggaccatctggagctgcaggcagttgGTGCAGATGGGAAGGAGATGACCGTGCAAGAGGTGCTGGACTGGCTGCAG AGGACGTATGGCTGGAGCGTGACCATGCTCTTGCATGGCTATACTGTGATCTATGACAAGGAAGAGGATGAAGAGATACAGGCCCAACAACAGGCACAGAG GTTATCAGAGAAGCTGGAGCATGCCAGGGAGATGCGGCGGCTGGAGCTGCTGTatgtgtgtgagggagaggatGCTGAGGCCAGTAACAGGcgtccccctctcctctgctccctacCCTAA
- the UBA7 gene encoding ubiquitin-like modifier-activating enzyme 7 isoform X8 — MAGSGEQGLYSRQLYVLGGGARRLAEAAVLVSGLRGTGAQVAAALVLAGTGRVVLHDSGAVRTGDLSHQFLLGGNDVGQNRAEVSQRALAELNPHVVVAAHTEELSEAFLASFQVVVLTESPLEEQLWIGDFCHVRGICFIVADTKGLAGQLFCDFGEHFVVEDPAEGDPVCAIIQHISQGNPGVVTCIGTEDSHGHLFCDGDLVTFSGVEGMSELNGQKPIPVHVLDAFRLEIGDTSSFSPYCCGGLVLQERLPQVHSYKSLRQALAEPRIQVASPDVLLRSQSLHAAFQALHIFCKEQGHLPRPRARADAERMLELARSLRTQQGLLDEYVVRAFASVSAGDLCPMAAVVGAMAAQEALKAITGKFLPLDQWLYFDALECLELEEAMQLTEEDCAPRGTRYDGQIAVFGATFQEQLGHQKYLVVGAGAIGCELLKNFAMMGLAAGPGGHLTVTDMDTIALSNLHRQLLYRSSDISKPKSVVAAAAIQRMNPDVSVTAHQNEVGPATESLYGDDFFQHLNGVTSALDSMEARTYLENRCVRCLTPLLDSGTEGPRGNVLAMVPFLTKPLEPAGASRDGTFPFCTLRYFPRTIQHTLQDNDIHVDFITAASNLRAENYGIPPADWLMSKRIAGRIVPAIITTTAAVAGLVCLEVYKLVWGCQDLKCYRNSNLCLSDCLLLRIQPLPPTTYWYGGKEWSCWDHLELQAVGADGKEMTVQEVLDWLQRTYGWSVTMLLHGYTVIYDKEEDEEIQAQQQAQRLSEKLEHAREMRRLELLYVCEGEDAEASNRRPPLLCSLP; from the exons ATGGCGGGCAGCGGCGAGCAGGGGCTTTACTCGCGGCAGCT GTACGTGCTGGGCGGCGGGGCGCGGCGGCTGGCAGAAGCGGCGGTGCTGGTGTCGGGGCTGCGTGGGACCGGAGCGCAGGTGGCGGCGGCGCTGGTGCTGGCGGGAACTGGGCGTGTCGTCCTGCACGACAGCGGAGCCGTCCGCACGGGTGACCTCTCCCACCAG TTTCTCTTGGGAGGGAACGATGTAGGCCAGAACCGTGCTGAGGTGTCCCAGCGAGCCCTGGCTGAACTGAACCCTCATGTAGTGGTGGCAGCTCATACTGAGGAGCTGTCAGAAGCCTTCCTTGCTTCCTTCCAG GTGGTGGTACTGACTGAATCCCCACTGGAGGAGCAGCTTTGGATTGGAGACTTCTGCCATGTCCGGGGCATCTGCTTCATTGTGGCTGACAccaaggggctggcagg gcagctgtTCTGTGACTTTGGGGAGCACTTTGTTGTTGAGGACCcagcagaaggggacccagTGTGTGCCATCATACAACACATCTCCCAG GGCAACCCAGGCGTGGTGACATGCATAGGGACAGAAGACAGCCATGGGCACCTCTTCTGTGATGGTGACCTGGTGACATTTTCTGGCGTGGAGGGGATGTCAGAGCTGAATGGCCAGAAGCCTATCCCTGTGCATGTGCTGG ATGcttttaggctggagattggAGACACCAGCTCCTTCTCACCTTACTGCTGTGGGGGCCTGGTCCTGCAGGAGCGGCTGCCCCAGGTGCACTCCTAT AAGTCCCTGcgccaggcactggcagagcccAGAATCCAAGTGGCAAGTCCAGATGTGCTGCTGCGCAGTCAGAGCCTGCATGCCGCCTTCCAGGCCCTACACATTTTCTGCAAGGAGCAGGGTCACCTGCCCCGACCCAGAGCACGA gcagATGCTGAGCGGATGTTGGAGCTGGCACGGAGCCTGAGAACGCAACAGGGTCTCCTGGATGAGTATGTTGTGCGTGCCTTTGCCAGCGTGAGTGCAGGGGACTTGTGCCCTATGGCTGCCGTTGTTGGGGCCATGGCAGCTCAGGAGGCTTTGAAG GCCATCACTGGGAAGTTCCTGCCCCTGGATCAGTGGTTGTATTTTGATGCCCTGGAGTGCCTGGAACTGGAGGAGGCCATGCAGCTCACAGAGGAGGATTGTGCCCCG AGGGGCACTCGCTACGATGGACAGATTGCTGTCTTTGGGGCCACcttccaggagcagctgggcCACCAGAAGTACTTGGTG gtgGGAGCCGGTGCCATTGGCTGTGAGCTGCTGAAAAACTTTGCCAtgatggggctggcagcaggaccaggtgGGCACCTTACTGTCACTGATATGGACACCATCGCTCTCTCCAACCTTCATCGGCAGCTCCTGTACCGCTCATCAGATATATCA AAGCCAAAGTcagtggtggctgcagcagctatACAGCGCATGAACCCTGATGTCAGCGTCACAGCTCACCAGAACGAGGTGGGACCTGCCACTGAGTCACTCTATGGAGATGActtcttccagcacctgaatggCGTCACCAGTGCCTTGGACTCGATGGAGGCTC GTACCTACTTGGAGAACCGCTGCGTCCGCTGCCTCACACCGCTGCTGGACTCGGGCACTGAGGGGCCACGGGGGAATGTGCTGGCCATGGTGCCCTTCCTGACCAAACCATTGGAACCAGCTGGTGCATCCAGGGATGGCACCTTCCCCTTCTGCACCCTGCGGTACTTCCCCCGCACCATCCAGCACACGCTGCAg GACAATGACATCCATGTGGATTTCATCACAGCAGCCTCCAACCTGCGTGCAGAGAACTATGGCATCCCCCCTGCTGACTGGCTGATG agcaaGAGGATTGCTGGGCGGATTGTGCCtgccatcatcaccaccacaGCAGCGGTGGCTGGGCTGGTGTGCCTGGAAGTCTACAAGCTGGTGTGGGGGTGCCAGGACCTCAAGTGCTACCGCAACAGCAACCTCTGCCTGTCTGACTGCCTGCTGCTCCGCATTCAGCCCCTGCCACCCACCACCTACTGG TATGGCGGGAaggagtggagctgctgggaccatctggagctgcaggcagttgGTGCAGATGGGAAGGAGATGACCGTGCAAGAGGTGCTGGACTGGCTGCAG AGGACGTATGGCTGGAGCGTGACCATGCTCTTGCATGGCTATACTGTGATCTATGACAAGGAAGAGGATGAAGAGATACAGGCCCAACAACAGGCACAGAG GTTATCAGAGAAGCTGGAGCATGCCAGGGAGATGCGGCGGCTGGAGCTGCTGTatgtgtgtgagggagaggatGCTGAGGCCAGTAACAGGcgtccccctctcctctgctccctacCCTAA
- the UBA7 gene encoding ubiquitin-like modifier-activating enzyme 7 isoform X2 encodes MAGSGEQGLYSRQLYVLGGGARRLAEAAVLVSGLRGTGAQVAAALVLAGTGRVVLHDSGAVRTGDLSHQVVVLTESPLEEQLWIGDFCHVRGICFIVADTKGLAGQLFCDFGEHFVVEDPAEGDPVCAIIQHISQGNPGVVTCIGTEDSHGHLFCDGDLVTFSGVEGMSELNGQKPIPVHVLDAFRLEIGDTSSFSPYCCGGLVLQERLPQVHSYKSLRQALAEPRIQVASPDVLLRSQSLHAAFQALHIFCKEQGHLPRPRARADAERMLELARSLRTQQGLLDEYVVRAFASVSAGDLCPMAAVVGAMAAQEALKAITGKFLPLDQWLYFDALECLELEEAMQLTEEDCAPRGTRYDGQIAVFGATFQEQLGHQKYLVVGAGAIGCELLKNFAMMGLAAGPGGHLTVTDMDTIALSNLHRQLLYRSSDISKPKSVVAAAAIQRMNPDVSVTAHQNEVGPATESLYGDDFFQHLNGVTSALDSMEARTYLENRCVRCLTPLLDSGTEGPRGNVLAMVPFLTKPLEPAGASRDGTFPFCTLRYFPRTIQHTLQWARDEFEGLFQLPAEHVNQFMKDPAFLEQLPAGKALEVLEQVQKSLQERPQNWQDCVCWAHQHWQNCYHNAIVQLLHTFPPEHETSPGIPFWTGDRSCPHPLTFDPDNNTHLQYILATAHLFAKAHKVPPCSDQAATQTILRSTVLPPFLPQEELNIPLAEEQEEVQAPEDHGRLVKLTQDLVQKREELLGGEEVQVPLMEPIHFEKDNDIHVDFITAASNLRAENYGIPPADWLMSKRIAGRIVPAIITTTAAVAGLVCLEVYKLVWGCQDLKCYRNSNLCLSDCLLLRIQPLPPTTYWYGGKEWSCWDHLELQAVGADGKEMTVQEVLDWLQRTYGWSVTMLLHGYTVIYDKEEDEEIQAQQQAQRLSEKLEHAREMRRLELLYVCEGEDAEASNRRPPLLCSLP; translated from the exons ATGGCGGGCAGCGGCGAGCAGGGGCTTTACTCGCGGCAGCT GTACGTGCTGGGCGGCGGGGCGCGGCGGCTGGCAGAAGCGGCGGTGCTGGTGTCGGGGCTGCGTGGGACCGGAGCGCAGGTGGCGGCGGCGCTGGTGCTGGCGGGAACTGGGCGTGTCGTCCTGCACGACAGCGGAGCCGTCCGCACGGGTGACCTCTCCCACCAG GTGGTGGTACTGACTGAATCCCCACTGGAGGAGCAGCTTTGGATTGGAGACTTCTGCCATGTCCGGGGCATCTGCTTCATTGTGGCTGACAccaaggggctggcagg gcagctgtTCTGTGACTTTGGGGAGCACTTTGTTGTTGAGGACCcagcagaaggggacccagTGTGTGCCATCATACAACACATCTCCCAG GGCAACCCAGGCGTGGTGACATGCATAGGGACAGAAGACAGCCATGGGCACCTCTTCTGTGATGGTGACCTGGTGACATTTTCTGGCGTGGAGGGGATGTCAGAGCTGAATGGCCAGAAGCCTATCCCTGTGCATGTGCTGG ATGcttttaggctggagattggAGACACCAGCTCCTTCTCACCTTACTGCTGTGGGGGCCTGGTCCTGCAGGAGCGGCTGCCCCAGGTGCACTCCTAT AAGTCCCTGcgccaggcactggcagagcccAGAATCCAAGTGGCAAGTCCAGATGTGCTGCTGCGCAGTCAGAGCCTGCATGCCGCCTTCCAGGCCCTACACATTTTCTGCAAGGAGCAGGGTCACCTGCCCCGACCCAGAGCACGA gcagATGCTGAGCGGATGTTGGAGCTGGCACGGAGCCTGAGAACGCAACAGGGTCTCCTGGATGAGTATGTTGTGCGTGCCTTTGCCAGCGTGAGTGCAGGGGACTTGTGCCCTATGGCTGCCGTTGTTGGGGCCATGGCAGCTCAGGAGGCTTTGAAG GCCATCACTGGGAAGTTCCTGCCCCTGGATCAGTGGTTGTATTTTGATGCCCTGGAGTGCCTGGAACTGGAGGAGGCCATGCAGCTCACAGAGGAGGATTGTGCCCCG AGGGGCACTCGCTACGATGGACAGATTGCTGTCTTTGGGGCCACcttccaggagcagctgggcCACCAGAAGTACTTGGTG gtgGGAGCCGGTGCCATTGGCTGTGAGCTGCTGAAAAACTTTGCCAtgatggggctggcagcaggaccaggtgGGCACCTTACTGTCACTGATATGGACACCATCGCTCTCTCCAACCTTCATCGGCAGCTCCTGTACCGCTCATCAGATATATCA AAGCCAAAGTcagtggtggctgcagcagctatACAGCGCATGAACCCTGATGTCAGCGTCACAGCTCACCAGAACGAGGTGGGACCTGCCACTGAGTCACTCTATGGAGATGActtcttccagcacctgaatggCGTCACCAGTGCCTTGGACTCGATGGAGGCTC GTACCTACTTGGAGAACCGCTGCGTCCGCTGCCTCACACCGCTGCTGGACTCGGGCACTGAGGGGCCACGGGGGAATGTGCTGGCCATGGTGCCCTTCCTGACCAAACCATTGGAACCAGCTGGTGCATCCAGGGATGGCACCTTCCCCTTCTGCACCCTGCGGTACTTCCCCCGCACCATCCAGCACACGCTGCAg TGGGCTCGTGATGAGTTTGAGGGGCTCTTCCAGCTGCCTGCGGAGCACGTCAACCAGTTCATGAA AGACCCGGCGttcctggagcagctgccagcagggaaggCCCTGGAAGTCttggagcaagtgcagaagaGCCTTCAGGAGCGGCCACAGAACTGGCAGGACTGTGTGTGCTGGGCCCACCAGCACTGGCAGAACTGCTACCATAATGCCATTGTCCAGCTGCTGCACACTTTTCCCCCAGAGCAC GAAACCAGCCCAGGTATCCCCTTCTGGACAGGAGACAGGAGCTGTCCTCATCCACTGACATTTGACCCTGATAAT aACACCCACCTGCAGTACATCCTGGCCACTGCTCACCTCTTTGCCAAGGCCCACAAGGTGCCTCCATGCAGTGACCAGGCAGCCACCCAGACCATCCTCCGCAGCACAGTCCTGCCACCCTTCCTaccccaggaggagctcaacatccctcttgctgaggagcaggaggaggtgcaGGCACCTGAGG ACCATGGGCGGTTGGTGAAGCTCACCCAGGATCTGGTTCAGAAAAGAGAGGAGCTGCTAGGGGGTGAGGAGGTGCAAGTGCCTCTGATGGAGCCCATCCACTTTGAGAAG GACAATGACATCCATGTGGATTTCATCACAGCAGCCTCCAACCTGCGTGCAGAGAACTATGGCATCCCCCCTGCTGACTGGCTGATG agcaaGAGGATTGCTGGGCGGATTGTGCCtgccatcatcaccaccacaGCAGCGGTGGCTGGGCTGGTGTGCCTGGAAGTCTACAAGCTGGTGTGGGGGTGCCAGGACCTCAAGTGCTACCGCAACAGCAACCTCTGCCTGTCTGACTGCCTGCTGCTCCGCATTCAGCCCCTGCCACCCACCACCTACTGG TATGGCGGGAaggagtggagctgctgggaccatctggagctgcaggcagttgGTGCAGATGGGAAGGAGATGACCGTGCAAGAGGTGCTGGACTGGCTGCAG AGGACGTATGGCTGGAGCGTGACCATGCTCTTGCATGGCTATACTGTGATCTATGACAAGGAAGAGGATGAAGAGATACAGGCCCAACAACAGGCACAGAG GTTATCAGAGAAGCTGGAGCATGCCAGGGAGATGCGGCGGCTGGAGCTGCTGTatgtgtgtgagggagaggatGCTGAGGCCAGTAACAGGcgtccccctctcctctgctccctacCCTAA
- the UBA7 gene encoding ubiquitin-like modifier-activating enzyme 7 isoform X6 codes for MAGSGEQGLYSRQLYVLGGGARRLAEAAVLVSGLRGTGAQVAAALVLAGTGRVVLHDSGAVRTGDLSHQFLLGGNDVGQNRAEVSQRALAELNPHVVVAAHTEELSEAFLASFQVVVLTESPLEEQLWIGDFCHVRGICFIVADTKGLAGQLFCDFGEHFVVEDPAEGDPVCAIIQHISQGNPGVVTCIGTEDSHGHLFCDGDLVTFSGVEGMSELNGQKPIPVHVLDAFRLEIGDTSSFSPYCCGGLVLQERLPQVHSYKSLRQALAEPRIQVASPDVLLRSQSLHAAFQALHIFCKEQGHLPRPRARADAERMLELARSLRTQQGLLDEYVVRAFASVSAGDLCPMAAVVGAMAAQEALKAITGKFLPLDQWLYFDALECLELEEAMQLTEEDCAPRGTRYDGQIAVFGATFQEQLGHQKYLVVGAGAIGCELLKNFAMMGLAAGPGGHLTVTDMDTIALSNLHRQLLYRSSDISKPKSVVAAAAIQRMNPDVSVTAHQNEVGPATESLYGDDFFQHLNGVTSALDSMEARTYLENRCVRCLTPLLDSGTEGPRGNVLAMVPFLTKPLEPAGASRDGTFPFCTLRYFPRTIQHTLQETSPGIPFWTGDRSCPHPLTFDPDNNTHLQYILATAHLFAKAHKVPPCSDQAATQTILRSTVLPPFLPQEELNIPLAEEQEEVQAPEDHGRLVKLTQDLVQKREELLGGEEVQVPLMEPIHFEKDNDIHVDFITAASNLRAENYGIPPADWLMSKRIAGRIVPAIITTTAAVAGLVCLEVYKLVWGCQDLKCYRNSNLCLSDCLLLRIQPLPPTTYWYGGKEWSCWDHLELQAVGADGKEMTVQEVLDWLQRTYGWSVTMLLHGYTVIYDKEEDEEIQAQQQAQRLSEKLEHAREMRRLELLYVCEGEDAEASNRRPPLLCSLP; via the exons ATGGCGGGCAGCGGCGAGCAGGGGCTTTACTCGCGGCAGCT GTACGTGCTGGGCGGCGGGGCGCGGCGGCTGGCAGAAGCGGCGGTGCTGGTGTCGGGGCTGCGTGGGACCGGAGCGCAGGTGGCGGCGGCGCTGGTGCTGGCGGGAACTGGGCGTGTCGTCCTGCACGACAGCGGAGCCGTCCGCACGGGTGACCTCTCCCACCAG TTTCTCTTGGGAGGGAACGATGTAGGCCAGAACCGTGCTGAGGTGTCCCAGCGAGCCCTGGCTGAACTGAACCCTCATGTAGTGGTGGCAGCTCATACTGAGGAGCTGTCAGAAGCCTTCCTTGCTTCCTTCCAG GTGGTGGTACTGACTGAATCCCCACTGGAGGAGCAGCTTTGGATTGGAGACTTCTGCCATGTCCGGGGCATCTGCTTCATTGTGGCTGACAccaaggggctggcagg gcagctgtTCTGTGACTTTGGGGAGCACTTTGTTGTTGAGGACCcagcagaaggggacccagTGTGTGCCATCATACAACACATCTCCCAG GGCAACCCAGGCGTGGTGACATGCATAGGGACAGAAGACAGCCATGGGCACCTCTTCTGTGATGGTGACCTGGTGACATTTTCTGGCGTGGAGGGGATGTCAGAGCTGAATGGCCAGAAGCCTATCCCTGTGCATGTGCTGG ATGcttttaggctggagattggAGACACCAGCTCCTTCTCACCTTACTGCTGTGGGGGCCTGGTCCTGCAGGAGCGGCTGCCCCAGGTGCACTCCTAT AAGTCCCTGcgccaggcactggcagagcccAGAATCCAAGTGGCAAGTCCAGATGTGCTGCTGCGCAGTCAGAGCCTGCATGCCGCCTTCCAGGCCCTACACATTTTCTGCAAGGAGCAGGGTCACCTGCCCCGACCCAGAGCACGA gcagATGCTGAGCGGATGTTGGAGCTGGCACGGAGCCTGAGAACGCAACAGGGTCTCCTGGATGAGTATGTTGTGCGTGCCTTTGCCAGCGTGAGTGCAGGGGACTTGTGCCCTATGGCTGCCGTTGTTGGGGCCATGGCAGCTCAGGAGGCTTTGAAG GCCATCACTGGGAAGTTCCTGCCCCTGGATCAGTGGTTGTATTTTGATGCCCTGGAGTGCCTGGAACTGGAGGAGGCCATGCAGCTCACAGAGGAGGATTGTGCCCCG AGGGGCACTCGCTACGATGGACAGATTGCTGTCTTTGGGGCCACcttccaggagcagctgggcCACCAGAAGTACTTGGTG gtgGGAGCCGGTGCCATTGGCTGTGAGCTGCTGAAAAACTTTGCCAtgatggggctggcagcaggaccaggtgGGCACCTTACTGTCACTGATATGGACACCATCGCTCTCTCCAACCTTCATCGGCAGCTCCTGTACCGCTCATCAGATATATCA AAGCCAAAGTcagtggtggctgcagcagctatACAGCGCATGAACCCTGATGTCAGCGTCACAGCTCACCAGAACGAGGTGGGACCTGCCACTGAGTCACTCTATGGAGATGActtcttccagcacctgaatggCGTCACCAGTGCCTTGGACTCGATGGAGGCTC GTACCTACTTGGAGAACCGCTGCGTCCGCTGCCTCACACCGCTGCTGGACTCGGGCACTGAGGGGCCACGGGGGAATGTGCTGGCCATGGTGCCCTTCCTGACCAAACCATTGGAACCAGCTGGTGCATCCAGGGATGGCACCTTCCCCTTCTGCACCCTGCGGTACTTCCCCCGCACCATCCAGCACACGCTGCAg GAAACCAGCCCAGGTATCCCCTTCTGGACAGGAGACAGGAGCTGTCCTCATCCACTGACATTTGACCCTGATAAT aACACCCACCTGCAGTACATCCTGGCCACTGCTCACCTCTTTGCCAAGGCCCACAAGGTGCCTCCATGCAGTGACCAGGCAGCCACCCAGACCATCCTCCGCAGCACAGTCCTGCCACCCTTCCTaccccaggaggagctcaacatccctcttgctgaggagcaggaggaggtgcaGGCACCTGAGG ACCATGGGCGGTTGGTGAAGCTCACCCAGGATCTGGTTCAGAAAAGAGAGGAGCTGCTAGGGGGTGAGGAGGTGCAAGTGCCTCTGATGGAGCCCATCCACTTTGAGAAG GACAATGACATCCATGTGGATTTCATCACAGCAGCCTCCAACCTGCGTGCAGAGAACTATGGCATCCCCCCTGCTGACTGGCTGATG agcaaGAGGATTGCTGGGCGGATTGTGCCtgccatcatcaccaccacaGCAGCGGTGGCTGGGCTGGTGTGCCTGGAAGTCTACAAGCTGGTGTGGGGGTGCCAGGACCTCAAGTGCTACCGCAACAGCAACCTCTGCCTGTCTGACTGCCTGCTGCTCCGCATTCAGCCCCTGCCACCCACCACCTACTGG TATGGCGGGAaggagtggagctgctgggaccatctggagctgcaggcagttgGTGCAGATGGGAAGGAGATGACCGTGCAAGAGGTGCTGGACTGGCTGCAG AGGACGTATGGCTGGAGCGTGACCATGCTCTTGCATGGCTATACTGTGATCTATGACAAGGAAGAGGATGAAGAGATACAGGCCCAACAACAGGCACAGAG GTTATCAGAGAAGCTGGAGCATGCCAGGGAGATGCGGCGGCTGGAGCTGCTGTatgtgtgtgagggagaggatGCTGAGGCCAGTAACAGGcgtccccctctcctctgctccctacCCTAA